One part of the Suncus etruscus isolate mSunEtr1 chromosome 2, mSunEtr1.pri.cur, whole genome shotgun sequence genome encodes these proteins:
- the POLR3K gene encoding DNA-directed RNA polymerase III subunit RPC10 yields the protein MLLFCPSCGNGLIVEEGQRCHRFACNTCPYVHNITRKVTNRKYPKLKEVDDVLGGAAAWENVDSTAEPCPKCEHPRAYFMQLQTRSADEPMTTFYKCCNAQCGHRWRD from the exons ATGCTGCTCTTCTGCCCGAGCTGCGGCAACGGACTCATCGTGGAAGAGGGGCAGCGCTGCCATCGCTTCGCCTGCAACACCTGCCCCTACGTCCACAATATCACCCGCAAG GTCACCAACCGGAAGTACCCAAAGCTGAAGGAAGTGGATGATGTGCTAGGAGGAGCAGCTGCCTGGGAAAATGTGGACTCCACTGCAG AGCCATGTCCAAAGTGTGAACACCCTCGAGCCTATTTCATGCAACTTCAGACACGATCTGCAGACGAGCCCATGACCACCTTCTACAAATGCTGCAATGCCCAGTGTGGGCATCGCTGGAGGGATTAG
- the SNRNP25 gene encoding U11/U12 small nuclear ribonucleoprotein 25 kDa protein, producing MEAGTHLEVPEDEEEALPHSEAVDVFQEGLAMVVQDPLLCDLPIQVTLEEVNSQIALEYGQAMTVRVCKMDGEVMPVVVVQNATVLDLKKAIQRYVQLRQEREGGIQHISWTYVWRTYHLTSAGEKLTEDKKQLRDYGIRNRDEVSFIKKLRQK from the exons ATGGAGGCCGGGACGCACCTCGAAGTCCCCGAGGACGAAGAGGAGGCGCTGCCTCACTCCGAGGCGGTCGACGTGTTCCAGGAGGGACTCGCCATGGTGGTGCAGGACCCGCTTCTCTGCGACCTCCCGATCCAG GTCACTTTGGAAGAGGTCAATTCCCAGATAGCACTAGAATATGGCCAAGCGATGACGGTCCGAGTGTGCAAGATGGATGGAGAAGTCATGC CTGTGGTGGTGGTGCAGAATGCCACAGTCCTGGACCTGAAGAAGGCCATCCAGAGATACGTGCAGCTCAGGCAGGAGCGCGAAGGGGGCATCCAGCACATCAGCTG GACCTATGTGTGGAGGACATACCATCTGACCTCTGCCGGAGAGAAGCTCACAGAGGACAAGAAGCAGCTCCGGGA TTATGGAATCCGCAATCGGGACGAGGTGTCCTTCATCAAAAAGCTGCGGCAGAAGTGA
- the RHBDF1 gene encoding inactive rhomboid protein 1: protein MSEARRDSTSSLQRKKPPWLKLDIPVAAPPMAEESSSLQVSSGQQGLWAHPTAPLPRDPVAQPLRRQVFLRSVSMPAEAAHVPSPHHEPRRSALQRQMSITQTIRRGTADWFGVSKDSDSTQKWQRKSLRHCSQRYGKLKPQVMRELDLPSQDNVSLTSTETPPPLYVGPCQLGMQKIIDPLARGRAFRVADDTADGLSAPHTPITPGAASLCSFSSSRSGFNRLPRRRKRESVAKMSFRAAAALVKGRSVRDGTLRRVQRRSFTPASFLEEDTVEFPEELDTSFFAREGVLHEELSTYPDEVFESPSEAALKDWEKGPEQAGLTGGALDRNELERSHLMLPLERGWRKQKEGTPGGPQPKVRLRQEVVSTAGQRRGQRIAVPVRKFFAREKRPYGLGMVGRLTNRTYRKRIDSYVKRQIEDMDDHRPFFTYWLTFVHSLVTILAVCIYGIAPVGFSQHETVDSVLRNRGVYENVKYVQQENFWVGPSSEALIHLGAKFSPCMRQDPQVHNLIRAAREREKHSACCVRNDKSGCVQTSEEECSSTLAVWVRWPTHPSAPELDGHKRQFGSVCHQDPRVCDEPSSEDPHEWPDDITRWPICTKNSAGNHTNHPHMDCAITGRPCCIGTKGRCEITSREYCDFMRGYFHEEATLCSQVHCMDDVCGLLPFLNPEVPDQFYRLWLSLFLHAGVLHCLVSVCFQMTVLRDLEKLAGWHRIAIIYILSGVTGNLASAIFLPYRAEVGPAGSQFGILACLFVELFQSWQILARPWRAFFKLLAVVLFLFTFGLLPWIDNFAHISGFISGLFLSFAFLPYISFGKFDLYRKRCQIIVFQVVFLGLLAGLVVLFYFYPVRCEWCEFLTCIPFTDKFCEKYELDAQLH from the exons ATGAGtgaggcccggagagacagcacaagcAGCCTGCAGCGTAAAAAGCCGCCGTGGCTGAAGCTGGACATCCCGGTGGCGGCACCTCCCATGGCTGAGGAGTCCAGCTCCCTGCAGGTGAGCTCTGGCCAGCAGGGGCTGTGGGCACACCCAACAGCACCCCTTCCCCGGGACCCTGTGGCCCAGCCTCTGAGACGCCAGGTTTTCCTGCGGAGTGTGAGTATGCCAGCCGAGGCGGCCCATGTCCCCTCTCCCCACCATGAGCCCCGACGATCAGCGCTGCAGCGGCAGATGTCCATCACGCAGACCATCCGCAG gGGCACAGCCGACTGGTTTGGAGTGAGCAAAGACAGTGACAGCACCCAGAAATGGCAGCGCAAGAGCCTCCGTCACTGCAGTCAGCGTTATGGAAAGCTGAAGCCCCAGGTCATGCGGGAGCTGGACCTTCCGAGCCAGGACAACGTATCCCTGACCAGCACTGAGACGCCTCCACCCCTATATGTGGGGCCATGCCAGCTGGGCATGCAGAAG ATCATAGACCCCCTGGCCCGGGGTAGGGCCTTCCGCGTGGCGGATGATACCGCCGATGGCCTGAGCGCCCCGCACACGCCCATCACGCCGGGTGCTGCCTCCCTCTGCTCCTTCTCCAGCTCCCGCTCGGGTTTCAACCGGCTCCCGCGGAGACGCAAGCGTGAGTCGGTGGCCAAGATGAGCTTCCGGGCAGCTGCAGCCCTGGTGAAG GGCCGGTCCGTGAGGGATGGCACCCTCCGCCGGGTGCAGCGCCGAAGCTTTACTCCCGCCAGCTTCCTGGAGGAGGACACAGTTGAGTTCCCCGAGGAGCTTGACACGTCCTTCTTTGCTCGG GAAGGTGTCCTCCACGAGGAGCTGTCCACGTACCCAGACGAGGTGTTTGAGTCTCCCTCGGAGGCAGCACTGAAGGACTGGGAGAAAGGCCCAGAGCAAGCGGGTCTCACGGGGGGCGCACTGGACCGCAATGAGCTGGAGCGTAGCCATTTGATGCT GCCTCTGGAGCGTGGCTGGAGGAAGCAGAAGGAGGGGACCCCTGGGGGCCCCCAGCCAAAGGTGCGGTTGCGGCAGGAGGTGGTGAGCACAGCTGGGCAGCGCCGGGGCCAGCGTATCGCCGTGCCGGTGCGCAAATTCTTCGCCAGGGAGAAGCGGCCCTACGGCCTGGGCATGGTGGGCCGGCTCACCAACCGCACCTACCGCAAACGCATCGACAGCTACGTCAAACGCCAGATCGAGGACATGGATGACCACAG GCCCTTCTTCACCTACTGGCTCACTTTTGTGCACTCGCTCGTCACCATTCTAGCTGTGTGCATCTATGGCATAGCGCCGGTGGGCTTCTCGCAGCACGAGACTGTAGATTCG GTGCTTCGGAACAGAGGGGTCTATGAGAATGTCAAGTATGTCCAGCAGGAGAACTTCTGGGTCGGGCCCAGCTCG GAGGCGCTCATCCATCTGGGCGCCAAGTTCTCACCCTGCATGCGCCAGGACCCGCAGGTGCACAACCTCATCCGTGCTGCCCGGGAGCGAGAGAAGCACTCGGCCTGCTGCGTGCGCAACGATAAGTCTGGCTGTGTGCAGACTTCAGAGGAGGAGTGCTCG TCCACGTTAGCAGTGTGGGTGAGGTGGCCCACTCATCCTAGTGCCCCAGAACTTGATGGCCACAAGAGACAGTTCGGCTCCGTCTGTCACCAGGACCCCAG GGTATGTGATGAACCCTCTTCCGAGGACCCCCATGAGTGGCCAGATGACATCACCAGATGGCCG ATCTGCACTAAGAACAGCGCAGGGAACCACACCAACCACCCCCACATGGACTGCGCCATCACAGGCAGACCTTGCTGCATTGGCACCAAAGGCAG GTGTGAGATCACCTCTCGAGAATACTGTGACTTCATGCGGGGTTACTTCCACGAGGAGGCCACGCTCTGCTCTCAG GTGCATTGCATGGATGACGTCTGCGGGCTCCTGCCCTTCCTCAATCCCGAAGTGCCTGACCAGTTCTACCGCCTGTGGTTGTCCCTCTTCCTACACGCTGG GGTCCTGCATTGCCTGGTCTCTGTCTGCTTCCAGATGACGGTTCTGCGGGACCTGGagaagctggctggctggcaccGCATTGCCATCATTTACATCCTGAGTGGTGTCACAGGGAACCTCGCCAGTGCCATCTTCCTGCCGTATAGGGCAGAG GTGGGCCCCGCTGGCTCCCAGTTTGGCATCCTGGCCTGCCTCTTCGTGGAGCTCTTTCAGAGCTGGCAGATCCTGGCACGGCCGTGGCGTGCCTTCTTCAAGCTGCTGGCGGTGGTGCTCTTCCTGTTCACCTTTGGGCTGCTGCCGTGGATCGATAACTTCGCCCACATCTCAGGCTTCATCAGCGGCCTCTTCCTCTCCTTCGCCTTCCTGCCTTACATCAGCTTTGGCAAGTTCGACCTGTACCGCAAGCGCTGCCAGATTATCGTCTTCCAGGTGGTCTTCCTGGGCCTCCTGGCTGGCCTGGTGGTCCTCTTCTATTTCTATCCCGTCCGTTGCGAGTGGTGCGAGTTCCTCACCTGCATTCCCTTCACCGACAAGTTCTGTGAAAAATATGAGCTGGACGCGCAGCTCCACTGA